In Streptomyces chartreusis NRRL 3882, the following are encoded in one genomic region:
- a CDS encoding helix-turn-helix transcriptional regulator: MAGKPVRPVNAIDQTRRMLSLVTYLRERPGARVEDVARAFGITEDELVSDLDVLPMCGTSFRGGDLLDIDTDGERIWWHNPAALAAEAAEPLRLAADEATALLVAARAVATLPGLRESDRQALLRATAKVETAAGEAAGASSRLSVTFESEGGVFADVDRAIAERRRLWIRYYSPARDEVTEREIDPIRLVSVGHTYVEAWCRRSEARRTFRLDRVAEIKILDEPSAPPEIELRDLSEALVQPAAEDPEVVVEVGPGGRWVAEYYPHDSAEELADGGLRITLRTPDPASLRRLALRLGRDGRIVSPPELADSARQAAREALAAYDGIEAVAAVGGAEAADADGPRAVHAVADGPDGRRE; encoded by the coding sequence GTGGCAGGCAAACCGGTCAGGCCCGTGAACGCCATCGACCAGACCAGACGGATGCTCTCCCTGGTGACGTATCTGAGGGAGCGCCCCGGGGCCCGGGTCGAGGACGTCGCGCGCGCCTTCGGCATCACCGAGGACGAGCTGGTCTCCGACCTCGACGTGCTGCCCATGTGCGGCACCAGCTTCCGCGGCGGCGACCTGCTCGACATCGACACCGACGGCGAGCGGATCTGGTGGCACAACCCGGCCGCCCTCGCGGCGGAGGCGGCCGAGCCGCTCAGGCTCGCCGCCGACGAGGCCACCGCCCTGCTCGTCGCGGCCCGGGCCGTCGCCACCCTGCCCGGGCTGCGCGAGAGCGACCGGCAGGCGCTGCTGCGGGCGACGGCCAAGGTGGAGACCGCGGCCGGCGAGGCGGCGGGCGCCAGCTCGCGGCTGTCGGTGACCTTCGAGTCCGAGGGCGGGGTCTTCGCGGACGTCGACCGGGCGATCGCCGAGCGCCGCCGGCTGTGGATCCGCTACTACTCGCCCGCGCGCGACGAGGTCACCGAGCGGGAGATCGACCCGATCCGCCTGGTCAGCGTCGGGCACACCTACGTCGAGGCCTGGTGCCGCCGCTCGGAGGCGCGCCGCACCTTCCGGCTCGACCGGGTCGCCGAGATCAAGATCCTGGACGAGCCGTCGGCGCCACCGGAGATCGAGCTGCGGGACCTGTCCGAGGCGCTGGTGCAGCCCGCGGCCGAGGACCCGGAGGTCGTGGTCGAGGTCGGGCCCGGCGGTCGCTGGGTCGCCGAGTACTACCCGCACGACAGCGCGGAGGAGCTCGCCGACGGCGGGCTGCGCATCACTCTGCGGACCCCCGACCCGGCGTCGCTGCGCCGCCTGGCGCTGCGGCTCGGGCGGGACGGCCGCATCGTGTCGCCGCCCGAGCTGGCGGACAGCGCCCGGCAGGCGGCCCGCGAGGCGCTGGCGGCGTACGACGGGATCGAGGCCGTGGCGGCGGTCGGCGGGGCGGAGGCCGCCGACGCGGATGGGCCGCGTGCGGTGCACGCCGTCGCGGACGGGCCGGACGGCAGACGCGAGTGA
- the tatA gene encoding Sec-independent protein translocase subunit TatA has product MFGRLGAPEIILILVVIILLFGAKKLPDMARSLGKSARILKSEAKAMKDEGKSSTTPAGPPNNDEPSQRTIQAAPGDVTSSRPVNEPTDTTKR; this is encoded by the coding sequence ATGTTCGGAAGGCTCGGAGCCCCCGAGATCATTCTCATCCTCGTCGTCATCATCCTGCTGTTCGGCGCGAAGAAGCTTCCGGACATGGCTCGGTCGCTCGGCAAGTCGGCCCGCATCCTCAAGAGCGAGGCCAAGGCCATGAAGGACGAAGGCAAGTCGTCCACGACCCCGGCCGGCCCGCCCAACAACGACGAGCCCTCGCAGCGCACCATCCAGGCCGCCCCCGGCGACGTGACCAGCTCGCGCCCGGTCAACGAGCCGACGGACACGACCAAGCGCTGA
- the tatC gene encoding twin-arginine translocase subunit TatC, with protein sequence MLKSARKQERDPEGRMPLAEHLRELRNRLAKAMLAIVVVTVFAAFFYNDIINLITKPILDSVGCDKTFAELAKSQPGSKPCAQITINGLLTPFTLALKVSLMAGVVLASPIWLYQLWAFVAPGLHRHEKKYAYAFVGTGAPLFVVGAYFAYTVLPTTAKVLLEFTPGGTSNLLPLDDLLDLVMRMVLVFGLSFELPLLLVMLNLTGVLTGKRMLGWWRGMIMAITVFAAVATPSTDPLTMLALAAPIWILYFAAVAFSLINDRRRSRREALGPADDEASELDLTPEDIGEIEPVTTSRAALPEQASGDRTDRVNGYDDVT encoded by the coding sequence TTGCTGAAGTCTGCCCGCAAGCAGGAGAGGGATCCCGAGGGGCGCATGCCCCTCGCGGAGCACCTTCGCGAGCTCCGCAACCGGCTCGCCAAGGCGATGCTGGCGATCGTCGTCGTCACGGTCTTCGCCGCCTTCTTCTACAACGACATCATCAACTTGATCACCAAGCCGATCCTCGACTCGGTCGGCTGTGACAAGACCTTCGCGGAACTGGCCAAGTCGCAGCCCGGCTCGAAGCCGTGTGCGCAGATCACCATCAACGGCCTGCTCACCCCCTTCACGCTGGCGCTGAAGGTGTCCCTGATGGCCGGTGTCGTGCTGGCCTCGCCGATCTGGCTCTACCAGCTGTGGGCCTTCGTCGCGCCCGGTCTGCACCGGCACGAGAAGAAGTACGCCTACGCCTTCGTCGGCACGGGCGCCCCGCTGTTCGTCGTCGGCGCCTACTTCGCGTACACGGTCCTTCCCACCACGGCGAAGGTGCTGCTCGAGTTCACCCCGGGCGGCACGTCCAACCTCCTTCCGCTGGACGACCTGCTCGACCTGGTCATGCGGATGGTGCTCGTCTTCGGCCTCTCGTTCGAGCTGCCCCTGCTGCTGGTCATGCTCAACCTCACCGGGGTGCTCACCGGTAAGCGCATGCTCGGCTGGTGGCGCGGCATGATCATGGCCATCACGGTGTTCGCGGCCGTCGCCACACCCAGCACCGACCCCCTGACCATGCTGGCCCTCGCGGCGCCGATCTGGATCCTGTACTTCGCCGCCGTCGCCTTCTCCCTGATCAACGACCGCCGGCGCAGCCGTCGCGAGGCCCTGGGCCCCGCCGACGACGAGGCCTCCGAGCTGGACCTCACGCCCGAGGACATCGGCGAGATCGAGCCCGTGACCACCAGCCGCGCCGCCCTGCCCGAGCAGGCGAGCGGAGACCGCACGGACCGGGTCAACGGTTATGACGACGTGACCTGA
- a CDS encoding diacylglycerol kinase, producing the protein MTSEITLFVNPTAGRGRGARAAQPAASALRAAGFSVRTVLGEDAEDALARARAAVEGGTGALIAVGGDGMANLALRAVAGTGTPLGLVAVGTGNDFARALGLPVREPAAAGRMIADALKCGRLRDIDLGQVGDRWFGTVLASGFDSRVNDRGNRMRWPSGRFKYDLAMIAELAAFRPVPYRIRLDDGEIREVEATLIAVGNGSSYGGGMRICPGADLTDGLFDITVVGDCDRTTLLRVFPRVYRGTHVEHPQVTVVRAARVEIAAAGITGYADGEPLGPLPLSARCVRGGVRVVGP; encoded by the coding sequence GTGACCAGCGAGATCACCCTCTTCGTCAATCCCACCGCGGGTCGCGGCCGGGGCGCCCGCGCGGCGCAGCCGGCCGCTTCCGCTTTGCGGGCGGCCGGTTTCTCGGTCCGTACGGTGCTCGGCGAGGACGCCGAGGACGCGCTCGCACGCGCGCGTGCCGCCGTCGAGGGCGGCACCGGGGCGCTGATAGCCGTCGGCGGCGACGGCATGGCCAACCTCGCGCTGCGGGCGGTCGCCGGCACGGGCACCCCGCTCGGCCTGGTCGCCGTCGGCACCGGCAACGACTTCGCCCGCGCCCTCGGCCTGCCCGTGCGCGAGCCGGCCGCCGCGGGGCGCATGATCGCCGACGCCCTCAAGTGCGGCCGGCTCCGCGACATCGACCTCGGTCAGGTGGGGGACCGCTGGTTCGGCACGGTCCTCGCCTCCGGCTTCGACTCCCGGGTCAACGACCGGGGCAACCGCATGAGGTGGCCGTCCGGCCGCTTCAAGTACGACCTCGCGATGATCGCCGAACTCGCGGCGTTCCGGCCCGTCCCGTACCGGATCCGGCTCGACGACGGCGAGATCCGCGAGGTCGAGGCGACCCTCATCGCCGTCGGCAACGGCTCGTCGTACGGCGGCGGCATGCGGATCTGCCCCGGCGCCGACCTGACCGACGGACTGTTCGACATCACCGTGGTCGGGGACTGCGACCGTACGACGCTGCTGCGGGTGTTTCCGCGGGTGTACCGGGGGACGCACGTCGAGCATCCGCAGGTGACCGTGGTGCGGGCGGCGCGGGTCGAGATCGCCGCCGCGGGCATCACCGGTTACGCGGACGGGGAACCGCTGGGCCCGCTGCCGCTGAGCGCGCGCTGCGTGCGCGGGGGCGTGCGGGTCGTCGGCCCCTGA